A single Arthrobacter sp. ERGS1:01 DNA region contains:
- a CDS encoding MarR family winged helix-turn-helix transcriptional regulator — translation MLHNNSVVGQLEYELMLLSRYHLRPHHSKEIVLDRSAVVMLSRLENVPPMTLKELSAALRLDASTVHRQVAALLRHEYVCYAPGDGGEVARRVTPTAAGRAALLDTRAIFEEGIGRVVADWPATQQGQLRDLLRAFNEDIERLEGNAWPRP, via the coding sequence GTGCTACACAACAATTCGGTGGTCGGCCAGCTCGAATATGAGCTGATGCTGCTCTCCCGCTATCACTTGCGCCCGCACCACAGCAAGGAGATCGTGCTTGACCGCTCGGCCGTGGTGATGCTGAGCCGGCTGGAAAACGTGCCGCCCATGACGTTGAAGGAGCTCTCCGCGGCATTGCGCCTCGACGCCTCGACCGTGCACCGCCAGGTCGCGGCCCTGCTGCGCCACGAATACGTTTGCTATGCGCCGGGCGACGGCGGCGAGGTGGCGCGCCGCGTCACGCCCACCGCCGCCGGAAGAGCCGCCCTCCTGGATACCCGCGCAATCTTTGAAGAGGGGATCGGACGCGTCGTGGCGGACTGGCCCGCCACTCAACAAGGGCAGCTGCGCGATTTGCTGCGGGCCTTCAACGAGGACATTGAGCGGCTTGAGGGCAACGCCTGGCCCCGCCCCTAG
- a CDS encoding phytanoyl-CoA dioxygenase family protein, whose product MITSNGYVLDESERRLGALAAVPEHERQDRDALWDRLRRDGYLYLKGHLNPDTVNDFRGYYFDRLKDANVTAPGTDPRDGIGSPGPVDRAVMREALFGEIVPGAEYQQLCAHPAIAGWFAWFLQDDVHLHRRKIIRHTKPGEAGIGTATQAHYDLVYLRGGSDRVLSMWIPLGDCPLDRGGLAYLENSHHWVMAQEREGTLARPAASITADLPGLAEQHDTRWLVTDYEAGDVMVHSAHIVHASTDNVDPANRVRLSTDIRYQRQSEPIDWRWQEHWNFDDGL is encoded by the coding sequence ATGATCACCTCAAACGGGTATGTGCTTGACGAATCCGAACGCCGGCTCGGGGCGTTGGCAGCGGTGCCGGAGCACGAACGCCAGGACCGCGACGCCCTGTGGGACCGCCTGCGCCGGGACGGCTACCTGTATTTGAAGGGACACTTGAACCCGGACACCGTCAACGACTTCCGCGGCTACTACTTTGACCGGCTCAAGGACGCGAACGTCACTGCCCCGGGCACGGATCCGCGTGACGGCATCGGCTCCCCCGGGCCCGTGGACCGGGCGGTGATGCGGGAGGCCCTGTTTGGTGAAATCGTCCCCGGTGCGGAGTACCAACAACTGTGCGCGCATCCGGCCATCGCCGGCTGGTTCGCCTGGTTCCTGCAGGATGACGTCCACCTGCACCGGCGCAAGATCATCCGGCACACCAAGCCCGGCGAGGCCGGCATCGGCACGGCCACGCAGGCCCACTACGACCTCGTGTACCTGCGCGGGGGCAGCGACCGCGTGCTGTCCATGTGGATCCCGCTCGGCGACTGCCCCCTGGACCGCGGCGGCCTGGCCTACCTGGAAAACAGCCACCACTGGGTCATGGCGCAGGAACGCGAAGGCACCCTGGCCCGGCCCGCAGCCTCCATTACGGCCGATCTCCCCGGCTTGGCCGAGCAGCACGACACACGCTGGCTAGTCACCGACTACGAGGCGGGCGACGTCATGGTGCACTCGGCGCACATCGTCCATGCCTCAACGGACAACGTGGACCCCGCCAACAGGGTGCGCCTGTCCACGGACATCCGGTACCAACGCCAGAGCGAGCCCATCGACTGGCGCTGGCAGGAACACTGGAACTTCGACGACGGCCTCTAG
- a CDS encoding helix-turn-helix transcriptional regulator, whose protein sequence is MEAWAKYRGAAHPLSSLGMACVGAGEQEGPLPPFSRRVLDVHALVLVSRGNGRLHYGGKPYAVRAPALIWIFPGMEHGYGPDAGGWREHWVLFTGTGARAFEEMGAFSRDTPLVQAAGRLPLEHFAPLRAALAEAGPHGDLAASAIVQQLLVDAGRHGNRPPQDGADDVVARLREIACLPLSLSGQAARLGHTASSLRQLVQGVAGQGPKELVLAIRLSRAQDLLAGTDHPVERVARMVGYDDAAYFSRLFRAKVGLAPSKFRLAHRRTGPA, encoded by the coding sequence ATGGAAGCCTGGGCCAAATACCGCGGGGCGGCGCATCCCCTGAGCAGCCTCGGCATGGCCTGCGTGGGCGCAGGCGAACAGGAGGGGCCGCTCCCACCCTTCTCCCGGCGGGTCCTGGACGTGCACGCACTGGTGCTGGTCTCCCGCGGAAACGGACGCCTCCACTATGGCGGCAAGCCCTACGCGGTGCGGGCGCCGGCCCTGATTTGGATTTTTCCCGGCATGGAGCACGGCTATGGTCCGGACGCGGGTGGGTGGCGTGAGCACTGGGTGCTGTTCACCGGGACGGGGGCCCGGGCCTTTGAGGAAATGGGCGCCTTCAGCCGTGACACGCCCCTGGTACAGGCTGCTGGGCGGCTCCCCCTGGAGCACTTTGCGCCGTTGCGTGCGGCCCTGGCGGAAGCCGGGCCGCACGGCGATCTTGCCGCCTCCGCGATCGTGCAACAGCTCCTGGTCGATGCGGGCCGGCACGGAAACCGGCCGCCGCAGGACGGTGCGGACGACGTCGTCGCCCGGCTGCGCGAAATTGCCTGCCTGCCGCTGAGCCTGAGCGGCCAGGCCGCGCGGCTGGGGCACACGGCGTCGTCCCTGCGCCAGCTTGTCCAGGGGGTGGCTGGGCAGGGGCCCAAGGAACTGGTCCTGGCGATCCGGCTGTCCCGGGCGCAAGACCTGCTGGCCGGCACCGACCACCCCGTGGAAAGGGTGGCGCGCATGGTGGGCTACGACGACGCCGCCTACTTCAGCCGGTTGTTTAGGGCGAAAGTGGGTCTGGCCCCGTCGAAATTCCGGCTGGCACACCGGCGCACGGGCCCCGCCTAG
- a CDS encoding flagellar assembly protein FliW, protein MSAALESGALRFTAAPPGLEPEVDFALAGVDATAGLFSLTAANGAARLYVLDAALYLPHYTPRIPSGVFAGIGADAESAVVLVVVSPGVQSTVNLAAPIVVNAATGACAQVILEGTDWPLRHPLARAA, encoded by the coding sequence ATGAGCGCGGCACTGGAATCCGGCGCGCTGCGCTTCACGGCCGCTCCCCCCGGGCTGGAACCCGAGGTGGACTTTGCGCTGGCCGGCGTCGACGCCACGGCCGGACTGTTTTCGCTGACGGCGGCCAACGGGGCCGCACGGTTGTATGTCCTTGACGCCGCGCTGTACCTTCCGCACTACACGCCACGGATTCCCTCCGGCGTGTTTGCCGGGATTGGTGCCGACGCCGAGTCGGCGGTGGTTCTGGTGGTCGTAAGCCCGGGCGTGCAGAGCACCGTGAACCTTGCGGCGCCGATCGTGGTCAATGCCGCCACCGGCGCCTGCGCGCAGGTCATTCTGGAGGGCACCGACTGGCCGCTGCGCCACCCCCTGGCCCGCGCCGCCTAA
- a CDS encoding flagellin N-terminal helical domain-containing protein has protein sequence MLTRVTMQTSAASAQRGMQSNSAKLAQAQLNAGNLQKNPRLSDDPSAAADSLAVRAAQAQAAQYGRNIDNGNDWMTTANGALDTSVTLLQRVQYLTLQASSDGLPAVAKEAIAAELDSIRTDLLGQANTKYLGRSVFAGNSDEKNAFADGAPPTFTGAPGSTVQRRIGPDATIRVDADGAAIFGTGADSVFGLIDKISADLRSGAPVRDSIDSVNAALDNVIGQRSVVGARHAELLRAKDTNTTAVVDLENQRAGVEDLDLGSAILDLKTQELAYQASLSVTAKVLSSTLMDFLR, from the coding sequence ATGCTGACCCGAGTCACCATGCAAACCAGCGCGGCCTCCGCCCAGCGCGGCATGCAGTCCAACTCCGCCAAGCTGGCGCAGGCCCAGCTCAATGCCGGCAACCTGCAAAAGAACCCCCGGCTTTCCGACGACCCCTCGGCGGCCGCCGACTCGCTGGCAGTGCGCGCCGCACAGGCCCAGGCCGCACAGTACGGGAGGAACATCGACAACGGCAACGACTGGATGACCACGGCCAACGGCGCACTGGACACGTCGGTGACGTTGCTCCAGCGCGTGCAATACCTGACCCTCCAGGCCTCCAGCGACGGCCTGCCCGCCGTGGCCAAGGAGGCCATTGCGGCCGAGCTGGACTCCATCCGGACGGACCTTTTGGGCCAGGCCAACACCAAGTATTTGGGCCGGAGCGTTTTTGCCGGCAACTCCGATGAAAAGAACGCGTTCGCGGACGGCGCCCCGCCCACGTTTACCGGCGCGCCGGGCAGCACCGTGCAGCGCCGGATCGGCCCCGACGCAACCATCCGGGTGGATGCCGATGGTGCGGCCATCTTTGGCACGGGAGCGGACTCCGTCTTTGGGCTGATCGACAAGATCTCCGCCGATCTGCGTTCGGGCGCCCCTGTGCGGGATTCGATCGATTCCGTCAATGCGGCTTTGGACAATGTGATTGGCCAACGCTCCGTGGTGGGTGCTCGGCACGCCGAACTGCTGCGTGCCAAGGACACCAACACCACCGCCGTCGTCGACCTGGAAAACCAGCGTGCCGGCGTCGAGGACCTCGACCTGGGCAGCGCGATCCTTGACCTGAAGACCCAGGAACTGGCCTACCAGGCCTCCCTGAGTGTGACGGCCAAGGTCCTCTCATCCACGCTGATGGACTTCCTGCGATGA
- the flgK gene encoding flagellar hook-associated protein FlgK, with protein MSTFSGLNTALSGLNAARTGLNTVGQNLTNVNTPGYTRQRAEFAGLGAPARSTLNDLGVKTGQGVGVTGITRLGDSFLDGRVRTSFSAAGYTSVRADALTNIENTLNEPGANGISSQLQGFWTAWEGVTNHAGEAAPSAVLLEKSASLVKSIASGYSELDTQWSQTRANADTVVADINTTATQVAGLNKAIRSANAAGTPANELIDQRDTLSARLAQLAGGTVRDLPGGGNEVLLGGNALVSGDTANAVKVTGAARMGDGGTVQLEWAHRPGSSVDLDGGKLAGMLSVLKPAALDGTGGMITQTAASYNALAQKLADTVNTVHQGGATPDGTTGHDFFTFTAGVPAALGLAVAPKDASGIAAGAVGAGGKDGSVADAISQLGKGSGSPDAQWSDTVVRLGVDIQTGLRQAVLADLTLNNAVSAQQANATVDLDEENVNLLSFQHAYQAAARVMTAIDESLDVLINQTGRVGR; from the coding sequence GTGAGTACTTTTAGTGGGCTGAATACGGCCCTGTCGGGGCTCAATGCGGCCCGCACCGGCTTGAACACCGTTGGCCAGAACCTGACCAACGTCAACACGCCCGGCTACACGCGCCAGCGTGCCGAGTTTGCCGGGCTGGGTGCCCCCGCCCGCAGCACGCTGAACGATCTTGGCGTCAAAACCGGCCAGGGCGTGGGCGTCACGGGCATCACCCGGTTGGGAGATTCGTTCCTGGACGGCCGCGTGCGCACCAGCTTCTCGGCAGCCGGTTATACGAGCGTGCGGGCCGATGCCCTGACCAACATTGAAAACACGCTCAACGAGCCCGGGGCCAACGGCATCTCCTCACAGTTGCAGGGTTTCTGGACGGCCTGGGAGGGCGTCACGAACCACGCCGGTGAGGCCGCGCCGTCGGCCGTCCTGCTGGAAAAGTCCGCATCCCTGGTCAAGAGCATCGCGTCAGGGTACTCGGAGCTGGACACGCAGTGGTCGCAAACCCGGGCCAATGCGGACACCGTGGTTGCCGACATCAACACCACCGCCACGCAGGTGGCCGGCCTGAACAAGGCAATCCGCAGCGCCAACGCCGCGGGCACGCCCGCCAACGAGCTCATCGACCAGCGGGATACGCTCAGCGCCCGGCTTGCCCAGCTGGCCGGCGGCACCGTGCGCGATCTGCCCGGTGGCGGCAATGAGGTCCTCCTGGGCGGGAACGCCCTGGTCTCCGGTGACACCGCCAACGCCGTGAAGGTCACCGGTGCGGCACGGATGGGCGACGGCGGCACCGTCCAGTTGGAATGGGCACACCGCCCCGGCTCAAGCGTGGACCTCGACGGCGGAAAACTCGCCGGCATGCTGTCGGTGCTCAAGCCAGCCGCCCTTGACGGAACGGGCGGCATGATCACCCAAACAGCCGCCTCCTACAACGCGCTGGCGCAAAAGCTGGCCGATACCGTCAACACCGTCCACCAGGGCGGAGCCACCCCCGACGGCACCACCGGCCACGACTTCTTCACCTTCACCGCGGGCGTTCCGGCGGCACTGGGCCTTGCCGTCGCACCCAAGGATGCCTCCGGCATTGCCGCCGGCGCGGTTGGTGCGGGCGGCAAGGACGGCTCGGTGGCAGACGCCATTTCGCAACTGGGCAAGGGCAGCGGCTCCCCCGATGCGCAGTGGTCCGACACCGTGGTGCGGCTGGGCGTTGACATCCAGACCGGGCTCCGGCAGGCCGTCCTGGCGGACCTGACGCTCAACAACGCGGTCTCAGCCCAACAGGCCAACGCGACGGTGGACCTTGACGAGGAAAACGTCAACCTGCTCTCCTTCCAACATGCCTACCAGGCTGCGGCCCGCGTCATGACGGCCATCGACGAATCCCTTGACGTCCTCATCAACCAAACCGGAAGGGTGGGCCGCTGA
- a CDS encoding flagellar protein FlgN — protein MGPEELTTLLWRERELLDLLVFKLEEEHLVLTSGKTRWLDSATREVGHVMERLRATSLERTAVASAVATAWGLADDAGLLDLADAAPAGPWAEILADHHRAMMAQVEQVRSLRDTNLHFLRAGLRSTQDSAANLAPEAGTYDHHGHTSQDAGSRLLDESV, from the coding sequence ATGGGCCCAGAGGAATTGACGACCTTGCTGTGGCGTGAACGTGAATTGCTCGATCTTTTGGTCTTTAAGTTGGAGGAGGAGCACCTGGTGCTCACCTCCGGAAAGACCCGTTGGCTCGACAGCGCCACCCGCGAAGTGGGACATGTGATGGAACGGTTGCGTGCCACCTCCCTGGAGCGGACCGCCGTCGCCTCCGCCGTCGCCACCGCGTGGGGCCTTGCCGACGACGCCGGCCTGCTGGATTTGGCCGACGCCGCACCCGCCGGGCCGTGGGCGGAAATCCTGGCCGACCACCACCGCGCCATGATGGCCCAGGTGGAGCAGGTGCGCAGCCTGCGCGACACCAACCTGCACTTCCTGCGGGCCGGGTTGCGGTCGACCCAGGATTCCGCGGCAAACCTGGCCCCCGAGGCCGGCACCTACGACCATCACGGGCACACCAGCCAGGATGCCGGCTCCCGGCTTCTGGACGAAAGCGTTTAG
- a CDS encoding sigma-70 family RNA polymerase sigma factor has protein sequence MQNLPLVGYLVAEICMRADHLSREDLTQVGAIALIQCAESFDEALGVPFGAYARRRIKGAFADELRRDDWATRGARTRMGELAAVKETLTSALGRIPRVEELAVAMGVDRAAVEASQLDAARSVTPLTDVIADLVAATSLSPEEAVVAAEHEDFLAQAVAALPAKMRYIVEQVYYHDRTVKDLAEELGSSHSAVSQQRTEGMRLLRDGLERHYLATSDAASPAHARIAAARREDYLAELGTRTLGGATRARQGRSLGAPGEALPAVG, from the coding sequence GTGCAAAATTTGCCACTGGTGGGGTACCTTGTGGCGGAGATCTGCATGCGCGCGGACCACCTTAGCCGGGAGGATCTGACGCAGGTGGGGGCCATTGCGCTCATCCAGTGTGCCGAGTCATTCGACGAGGCGCTGGGGGTGCCTTTTGGCGCCTACGCGCGCCGCCGCATCAAGGGCGCCTTCGCCGACGAGCTGCGCCGCGACGACTGGGCCACCCGGGGCGCACGCACCCGCATGGGCGAGCTGGCAGCCGTCAAGGAGACCCTGACGAGCGCGCTGGGCCGCATTCCGCGGGTCGAGGAGCTGGCCGTTGCCATGGGCGTTGACCGGGCCGCGGTGGAAGCCTCCCAGCTGGATGCCGCCCGCAGCGTCACACCCCTGACCGACGTGATCGCCGACCTGGTCGCGGCCACGTCCCTGAGCCCCGAAGAAGCGGTGGTGGCGGCCGAACACGAGGATTTCCTGGCGCAGGCCGTCGCGGCATTGCCCGCGAAGATGCGCTACATCGTTGAACAGGTCTACTACCACGACCGCACGGTCAAAGACCTTGCCGAGGAGCTTGGTTCGAGCCATTCGGCGGTGTCCCAGCAGCGCACCGAGGGCATGCGGCTGCTGCGTGACGGTTTGGAACGGCACTACCTGGCGACGTCGGACGCGGCCTCGCCGGCGCACGCCCGCATTGCGGCGGCGCGCCGCGAGGACTACCTGGCCGAGTTGGGCACCCGCACCCTGGGCGGGGCCACCCGGGCACGGCAGGGCCGGTCATTGGGCGCCCCGGGCGAGGCGCTGCCCGCGGTGGGATAG
- a CDS encoding flagellin N-terminal helical domain-containing protein, producing MGMQVNTNLAANNAYRNLSTTQNALGKSMEKLSSGLRINRASDDAAGMAISEGLKSQVNGYTVAARNAQDGISVVQTAEGALTQVHSMLQRMRDLAVQGGNDSNNDDSRKAIKKETDQLTQELTRMSEATKFNGKSLLDGSTAKMDFQVGADGNASNQISVNLSMANVKSIAAELNGGDLAAAGTKFDIAAIGAVGGASTFTSTKGGVATTITTANLGAPGAFTSVEGYADALRKDAAFSANFTVTVEKDANGAGTGISVNAKDGGTLGTTSAGTGISAGTAGTALTGTGLDFSTAANAQASLNLIDTQIKTVSDARADLGAVQNRLESAVNNLNVGKENLTAATSRITDVDMASEMVSFTRSNILSQAGTAMLAQANQSNQGVLKLLG from the coding sequence ATGGGCATGCAAGTCAACACCAACCTCGCGGCAAACAACGCTTACCGCAACCTGAGCACCACCCAGAATGCGCTGGGCAAGTCGATGGAGAAGCTCTCCAGCGGCCTGCGCATCAACCGTGCGTCCGATGACGCAGCCGGCATGGCGATCTCCGAGGGCCTGAAGTCACAGGTCAACGGTTACACGGTTGCCGCCCGCAACGCCCAGGACGGCATTTCCGTCGTCCAGACCGCTGAAGGCGCGCTGACCCAGGTGCACTCCATGCTGCAGCGCATGCGCGACCTGGCAGTCCAGGGCGGCAACGACTCCAACAATGACGATTCCCGCAAGGCGATCAAGAAGGAAACGGATCAGCTGACGCAGGAGCTGACCCGCATGTCCGAGGCCACGAAGTTCAACGGCAAGTCGCTGCTGGACGGTTCGACGGCCAAAATGGATTTCCAGGTCGGTGCCGACGGCAACGCGAGCAACCAGATTTCCGTCAACCTTTCCATGGCGAACGTGAAGTCCATTGCCGCCGAGCTCAACGGTGGCGACTTGGCCGCTGCTGGCACGAAGTTCGATATTGCCGCCATCGGTGCGGTTGGAGGTGCGTCAACCTTCACATCAACCAAGGGTGGCGTTGCAACCACCATCACCACGGCTAACCTCGGTGCTCCCGGCGCGTTCACCAGTGTAGAAGGTTACGCTGATGCCCTGCGCAAGGACGCCGCGTTCTCGGCCAACTTCACGGTGACCGTGGAGAAGGACGCCAACGGCGCCGGAACGGGCATTTCTGTCAATGCCAAGGATGGTGGCACGCTTGGCACCACCTCGGCAGGAACGGGCATCAGTGCCGGAACTGCGGGAACTGCCCTGACGGGTACGGGGCTGGACTTCTCCACGGCTGCCAACGCCCAGGCTTCCCTGAACCTGATCGACACGCAGATCAAGACGGTTTCCGATGCCCGCGCAGACCTCGGTGCCGTGCAGAACCGTTTGGAGTCGGCCGTCAACAACCTGAACGTCGGCAAGGAAAACCTGACCGCTGCCACCTCGCGCATCACCGATGTCGACATGGCCTCGGAAATGGTCTCCTTCACGCGTTCCAACATCCTCTCCCAGGCAGGCACGGCCATGCTGGCCCAGGCCAACCAGTCCAACCAGGGTGTCCTGAAGCTCCTCGGCTAA